A single window of Sphaerodactylus townsendi isolate TG3544 linkage group LG05, MPM_Stown_v2.3, whole genome shotgun sequence DNA harbors:
- the LOC125433713 gene encoding cocaine- and amphetamine-regulated transcript protein-like, producing the protein MASSRLYILCFGCSILLLLGACEEPTKIQGAGDAAEESQEEKEMIEALQEVLEKLRNSRMPLLEKKLGWVPSCDAGEQCAVRKGSRIGRLCNCPRRTSCNMYILKCL; encoded by the exons ATGGCTAGCTCCAGGCTCTATATACTCTGCTTTGGGTGCTCCATTCTCTTGCTCTTGGGGGCTTGCGAGGAACCAACCAAGATTCAAGGTGCGGGAGATGCAGCTGAGGAAAGccaggaggaaaaagaaatg ATTGAAGCTCTGCAGGAGGTGCTGGAGAAGCTGAGGAATAGCCGGATGCCGCTGCTTGAAAAGAAGTTAGGATGGGTTCCTTCG TGCGACGCAGGGGAGCAATGcgcagtgcggaaagggtctcGCATTGGCAGGCTTTGCAACTGCCCCCGTCGAACGTCCTGCAACATGTACATCTTGAAGTGCTTGTGA
- the ZP4 gene encoding zona pellucida sperm-binding protein 4, with protein MVSVDAEGKPHPLKNDSVCGTRIAPNRDGSMVVKIATSGCYVKAHIKHKVFLCFGLKMESFILQAKHTDVSEALQNIKVKSALKQSRCPVLQSKSLTTLDSPSPDLCSAVQAPDRLPCASYQVSQRECEDLGCCYNSRDRMAPCYYGNRVTAQCTPEGQFSIAVSRDATRPPLTLDLVRLLSSRGRECAPVSKTNAFLLFQFPLSACGTTLKATGNQRVYENELVADRQVLVSRSGSITRDSNFRVTVRCSYSAEASLPVSVLVVPLTPPAGIAQQGPLTLEMRLAQDAFFFSYYADRDYPVVKVLRDPVPVEVRILGRTDPALHLVLHECWATPSTNPLQKPEWPLLEKGCPYRGDNYQTERVSVEDNSGVPFPSHYQRFVVSTFTFVEPASQKMLTGPVYFHCSASACVPSRQERCIIRCEGTAPGRRQRTAGDYPEEQLVLVTLDGPVNFSSARDPEVLSYQGLKRIPQDSPVQWDGAVILAAGIATVVAVGGLVAVVLRNHQRRQEKR; from the exons ATGGTCAGCGTGG ATGCTGAAGGCAAGCCTCACCCCTTGAAGAATGACTCGGTCTGTGGGACTCGGATAGCCCCGAATCGTGATGGCTCCATGGTGGTGAAGATAGCAACTTCCGGGTGTTATGTCAAAGCCCAT ATAAAACACAAAGTTTTCCTTTGCTTTGGCTTAAAGATGGAGAGCTTCATTCTTCAGGCAAAGCACACTGATGTATCGGAAGCTCTCCAAAACATCAAGGTCAAATCGGCTCTGAAGCAGTCCCGCTGTCCTGTTCTTCAATCCAAGTCTCTTACCA CACTGGATTCTCCCAGCCCCGATCTGTGTTCTGCCGTCCAAGCTCCAGACAGACTCCCATGTGCATCCTACCAAGTCAGCCAGAGGGAATGCGAGGACCTGGGATGCTGCTACAACTCCAGAGACAGGATGGCTCCTTGTTACTATGGCAACAGAG TGACAGCCCagtgcaccccagaaggccagttctCCATTGCTGTCTCCAGGGATGCAACCCGTCCGCCTCTCACCTTGGATTTGGTGCGCTTGCTGAGCAGCCGAGGGAGAGAGTGTGCCCCTGTATCCAAGACCAATGCCTTTCTCCTTTTCCAGTTTCCACTGTCTGCTTGCGGGACAACCTTGAAG GCCACTGGAAACCAGCGAGTCTATGAGAACGAGCTGGTGGCAGACAGGCAAGTTCTTGTGTCCCGGTCTGGTTCCATCACCCGGGACAGCAACTTCAG AGTCACCGTCCGTTGCAGCTACTCTGCCGAAGCCTCCTTGCCGGTCAGCGTCCTGGTTGTCCCACTGACGCCACCTGCTGGCATTGCCCAGCAAGGACCTCTCACACTGGAGATGAGATTGGCGCAAG ATGCGTTCTTCTTCTCCTACTATGCCGACCGGGATTATCCAGTGGTGAAGGTCCTCCGTGACCCAGTTCCCGTTGAAGTCCGCATTCTCGGGAGGACAGACCCAGCCTTGCATCTGGTCCTGCACGAATGCTGGGCCACGCCAAGCACCAACCCCCTGCAGAAACCAGAATGGCCACTGCTGGAGAAAGG ATGCCCCTACAGAGGAGACAACTACCAAACCGAGCGGGTGTCCGTCGAGGACAACTCAGGGGTGCCGTTCCCTTCCCATTATCAGCGCTTCGTCGTCAGCACCTTCACCTTTGTGGAACCTGCTTCCCAGAAGATGCTCACTGGGCCG GTGTATTTCCACTGCAGTGCCTCAGCCTGTGTACCTTCAAGGCAGGAGAGATGCATCATCCGTTGTGAGGGGACCGCGCCAGGAAGAA GGCAAAGAACAGCAGGGGATTATCCGGAAGAACAGCTGGTCTTGGTAACCTTGGATGGGCCTGTGAACTTTTCTAGCGCCCGAGACCCGGAAGTGCTATCTTACCAAG GCCTGAAAAGGATCCCCCAAGACAGCCCGGTTCAGTGGGATGGAGCTGTGATCTTGGCCGCAGGCATTGCAACAGTGGTAGCTGTGGGTGGCCTAGTAGCTGTGGTGCTCAGGAACCACCAGCGCAGACAAGAAAAAAGATGA